The Kineosporiaceae bacterium genome contains a region encoding:
- a CDS encoding HipA domain-containing protein, translating into MARITELAVWLHGRHVAWVRSPRMVTVGDTECLVVERFDRERTGAQVTRVHQEDVCQATGVNPEQNQGRAKYQRYGGPSLRAVADVLTAWGPASGQGLLDLLDRVLFTLVIGDADAHGKNLALLHVQPGRVRLAPLYDTVPTALWPSLRTEAAMSIAERDDLRTITIEDVVREARSWGLGAETARRRIVDVLTRLTAALDEGASRDDPRVTDLVASRLARLTRL; encoded by the coding sequence ATGGCCAGGATCACCGAGCTCGCCGTCTGGTTGCACGGACGACACGTCGCCTGGGTGCGCAGCCCGCGGATGGTCACCGTCGGCGACACCGAATGCCTGGTCGTCGAGCGTTTCGACCGTGAGCGAACCGGCGCACAGGTGACCCGGGTGCACCAGGAGGATGTCTGCCAGGCGACCGGGGTGAACCCGGAGCAGAACCAGGGCCGTGCCAAGTACCAGCGATACGGCGGACCGTCCCTGCGGGCGGTCGCCGACGTGCTCACCGCCTGGGGTCCGGCCTCCGGCCAGGGCCTGCTGGACCTGCTCGACCGAGTGCTGTTCACCCTGGTGATCGGCGACGCGGACGCCCACGGCAAGAACCTCGCCCTGCTCCACGTCCAGCCTGGGCGGGTGCGTCTGGCCCCGTTGTACGACACGGTTCCCACGGCGCTCTGGCCGAGCCTGCGCACCGAGGCCGCCATGTCGATCGCCGAACGCGACGACCTGCGGACGATCACGATCGAGGACGTCGTCCGCGAGGCTCGCTCCTGGGGACTCGGCGCAGAGACCGCCCGGCGCCGCATCGTCGATGTCCTGACTCGCCTGACCGCAGCGCTGGACGAGGGGGCGAGCCGCGACGACCCGCGGGTGACGGACCTGGTCGCCTCCCGGCTGGCCCGCCTGACTCGGCTCTGA
- a CDS encoding helix-turn-helix transcriptional regulator, protein MAAISALWRARTRTSSCAVFGTAPERGRLCRYQHNGFLSANVLILTQRRRHAARDRASSPGSGLAVATARAARGLTQQELADSLSIDRTYLARLESGLSTVLLERSLRLLRRLGAEIIVQIPDTAGDPN, encoded by the coding sequence ATGGCAGCCATCTCGGCACTTTGGCGTGCCCGGACCCGGACGTCGTCGTGTGCTGTTTTCGGCACGGCTCCAGAGCGCGGGCGACTGTGCCGATATCAACACAACGGATTCCTGAGTGCCAATGTGCTGATATTGACACAGAGGAGGCGTCATGCCGCGCGTGATCGTGCGTCGTCCCCAGGATCTGGCTTGGCGGTCGCCACGGCTCGAGCAGCTCGTGGACTGACCCAGCAGGAGCTCGCCGATTCCCTCTCCATCGACCGGACCTACCTGGCTCGGCTGGAGAGCGGGCTGTCCACGGTGCTGCTCGAGCGTTCGCTGCGCCTGCTGCGTCGCCTGGGGGCCGAGATCATCGTGCAGATCCCCGACACCGCCGGTGATCCGAACTGA
- the glnA gene encoding type I glutamate--ammonia ligase — protein sequence MFSSPDEVLKFIADQDVKFVDVRFCDLPGVMQHFNVPAHSLDESFFVDGQMFDGSSIRGFQAINESDMKLIPDLGTAVVDPFRAEKTLNINMSIVDPYTDEPYSRDPRQIAKKAEAYLKSTGIADTAFFAPEAEFYIFDDVRFETKQNEGYYHIDSIEGAWNTGRVEEGGNRGYKTRYKGGYFPVPPVDHYSDLRDQMTLTLEKVGLQVERAHHEVGTGGQQEINYRFDTLAKAADQVMLFKYVIKNVAWHAGKTVTFMPKPLFGDNGSGMHVHQSLWKDGVPLFYDERGYGGLSDLARWYIGGLLHHAPSLLAFTNPTVNSYHRLVPGFEAPVNLVYSARNRSACIRIPVTGSNPKAKRVEFRVPDPSSNPYLAFSAMLLAGLDGIKNRIEPPAPVDKDLYELPPEEHASIPQVPGSLPEVLNALEADHSYLTDSGVFTEDLIETWIDIKRTLEVDPIRLRPHPHEFELYYDI from the coding sequence TTGTTCAGCAGCCCCGATGAGGTTCTGAAGTTCATCGCGGACCAGGACGTCAAGTTCGTCGACGTGCGGTTCTGTGACCTTCCGGGCGTCATGCAGCACTTCAACGTGCCGGCCCACAGCCTCGACGAGTCGTTCTTCGTGGATGGCCAGATGTTCGACGGCTCGTCCATCCGCGGCTTCCAGGCGATCAACGAATCGGACATGAAGCTGATCCCCGACCTCGGCACCGCGGTCGTCGACCCGTTCCGCGCGGAGAAGACGCTCAACATCAACATGAGCATCGTCGACCCGTACACGGACGAGCCCTACAGCCGTGACCCGCGTCAGATCGCCAAGAAGGCCGAGGCGTACCTGAAGTCGACCGGCATCGCCGACACCGCCTTCTTCGCCCCCGAGGCCGAGTTCTACATCTTCGACGACGTGCGCTTCGAGACGAAGCAGAACGAGGGCTACTACCACATCGACTCGATCGAGGGCGCCTGGAACACCGGCCGCGTCGAGGAGGGTGGCAACCGGGGCTACAAGACCCGGTACAAGGGTGGCTACTTCCCGGTGCCGCCGGTCGACCACTACTCCGACCTGCGCGACCAGATGACCCTGACCCTCGAGAAGGTCGGCCTGCAGGTCGAGCGCGCCCACCACGAGGTCGGCACCGGTGGCCAGCAGGAGATCAACTACCGGTTCGACACCCTGGCCAAGGCAGCCGACCAGGTCATGCTGTTCAAGTACGTCATCAAGAACGTGGCCTGGCACGCCGGCAAGACCGTCACCTTCATGCCCAAGCCGCTGTTCGGCGACAACGGGTCCGGCATGCACGTGCACCAGTCGCTCTGGAAGGACGGCGTGCCGCTGTTCTACGACGAGCGCGGGTACGGCGGCCTGTCCGACCTGGCCCGCTGGTACATCGGTGGCCTGCTGCACCACGCACCGTCGCTGCTCGCCTTCACCAACCCGACGGTGAACAGCTACCACCGCCTGGTGCCCGGCTTCGAGGCGCCGGTCAACCTGGTCTACTCGGCGCGTAACCGCTCGGCCTGCATCCGGATCCCGGTCACCGGATCCAACCCGAAGGCCAAGCGCGTCGAGTTTCGCGTGCCCGACCCGTCGAGCAACCCGTACCTGGCGTTCTCCGCCATGCTGCTGGCCGGCCTGGACGGCATCAAGAACCGGATCGAGCCGCCGGCGCCGGTCGACAAGGACCTCTACGAGCTGCCCCCGGAGGAGCACGCCTCCATCCCGCAGGTTCCGGGGTCGCTGCCCGAGGTGCTCAACGCCCTCGAGGCCGACCACTCCTACCTGACCGACAGTGGTGTGTTCACCGAGGACCTGATCGAGACCTGGATCGACATCAAGCGCACGCTCGAGGTCGACCCGATCCGGCTGCGTCCGCACCCGCACGAGTTCGAGCTGTACTACGACATCTGA